A genomic stretch from Armatimonadota bacterium includes:
- a CDS encoding iron ABC transporter permease: MTTWIHPGRLAARLRADPGLAIAFGAAAAVLGAFVLYPAFRVLVYPSWQDYLAIPHSVRWVQAARNSLLMMVLSTATATLLGFVFAFATTRIDVPGRRFFRTVAMLPLFAPPFMVAFAYILMFGRQGLITRTLLGLDVNIFGWWGLWLVQTIAFFPLAMLIIAGVLDAVNPSLEHAARNLGADEWEVLRTVSVPLIRPGVAGAMLVVAISVLADFGNAVIIAGGFPLLATEAWFRMEGMGDLRGAALVVAMLLVPSLTLFLLERYWVSRRVYVTVTGRGSRLEHPPTPPLFKWAAFAVCALAALMVLLVYFGVVAGAVTAVWGRDWSPTLDHWRLATDRIDTLWTSVRIGALAGAGTAAVAVLVAFLTSRALPGRQILDFLAVLPGALPGVFVGVGFVLAFNPTPLGGSLWLLAIALAFWHLPMGYQAARARFQQIDRSIEEAAANLGATGLRVLRDVYVPLLVRAVFDAFAVSFIRAVTNVSIVIFLIAPGQVVATFVILNMIQNNIWGAAAALTTMLLLLTFAAIGATWLGAGRVLRTSPMG; the protein is encoded by the coding sequence ATGACGACTTGGATTCACCCGGGCCGGCTCGCGGCGCGCCTGCGGGCCGACCCGGGCCTTGCGATCGCGTTCGGCGCTGCGGCCGCCGTCCTCGGCGCGTTCGTCCTCTACCCGGCGTTCCGCGTGCTCGTCTATCCGTCGTGGCAGGACTACCTCGCCATCCCCCACAGCGTCCGGTGGGTGCAGGCAGCCCGAAACAGTCTGCTGATGATGGTTCTGTCGACAGCGACCGCGACGTTGCTGGGGTTCGTGTTCGCCTTCGCGACGACCCGTATCGACGTACCGGGCAGGCGGTTCTTCCGCACCGTCGCGATGCTCCCCCTGTTCGCACCACCGTTCATGGTCGCCTTCGCCTACATCCTGATGTTCGGCCGTCAGGGCCTGATCACGCGCACGCTGCTGGGCCTGGACGTCAACATCTTCGGCTGGTGGGGATTGTGGCTGGTCCAGACGATCGCGTTCTTCCCCCTCGCCATGCTGATCATCGCGGGGGTGCTGGATGCGGTGAACCCGAGTCTGGAGCATGCAGCCCGCAACCTGGGGGCCGACGAGTGGGAGGTCCTGCGCACCGTATCGGTTCCCCTGATCCGGCCCGGCGTCGCTGGCGCGATGCTGGTCGTCGCCATCTCCGTTCTCGCCGACTTCGGCAACGCGGTGATCATCGCGGGTGGATTCCCCCTACTGGCGACCGAGGCGTGGTTTCGCATGGAGGGCATGGGCGACCTCAGGGGGGCTGCGCTCGTCGTGGCGATGCTGCTGGTCCCCAGCCTGACGCTGTTCTTGCTGGAGCGGTACTGGGTCAGCCGGCGGGTGTACGTCACCGTGACCGGTCGGGGCTCCCGCCTAGAACACCCACCCACACCGCCCCTGTTCAAGTGGGCGGCGTTCGCCGTCTGCGCCCTCGCCGCGCTGATGGTGCTGCTCGTTTACTTTGGGGTCGTGGCGGGTGCGGTGACCGCGGTATGGGGCCGCGACTGGTCACCGACACTGGACCACTGGCGCCTGGCCACCGACCGCATCGACACGTTGTGGACCAGCGTGCGGATCGGGGCCCTGGCTGGTGCGGGGACTGCCGCCGTCGCCGTGCTGGTGGCATTCTTGACTTCTCGGGCCCTGCCGGGGCGCCAGATCCTCGACTTCCTGGCGGTGCTGCCCGGTGCGCTGCCCGGAGTCTTCGTGGGGGTCGGCTTTGTGCTGGCGTTCAATCCAACGCCGCTGGGCGGCAGCCTCTGGTTGCTCGCGATCGCCCTGGCCTTCTGGCACTTGCCGATGGGATATCAGGCCGCGCGCGCCCGCTTCCAGCAGATCGACCGCTCGATCGAGGAGGCGGCGGCGAATCTGGGTGCCACGGGGCTGCGGGTGCTGCGGGACGTCTACGTGCCCTTGCTCGTGCGGGCGGTGTTCGACGCGTTCGCGGTATCTTTCATCCGTGCGGTGACCAACGTGAGCATCGTGATCTTCCTGATTGCCCCCGGCCAG
- a CDS encoding Cof-type HAD-IIB family hydrolase produces the protein MIDKRDGFYRLIVADIDGTLVTSDRRIPVAVADAVRRAQSRGVRVCLATGRIWRSAQPYVRAMGADPPVILYNGGLVYDFVRDEVLRRVPLDPQHAALALGLLQRFPRVRPHLYVDDRVLVDRRDEVTQAYERKDGLRVEEVGDLLPFAAEQPMKILIIGPRDALVEVDRAIASLRVPVQAVFSEQTYLEILPFGSSKGAALATVADRLGVPLEETIAVGDNFNDLTMIEAAGLGVAMGNAPAELRERADFVTASNDEGGLREVIERFVLRPLSQTRTEGPRNPG, from the coding sequence TTGATTGACAAGCGCGATGGTTTCTACCGGCTGATCGTAGCGGACATCGACGGCACCCTGGTGACGTCGGACCGTCGAATCCCCGTGGCGGTCGCAGACGCCGTCCGCCGGGCGCAGTCCCGCGGCGTGCGTGTCTGTCTGGCCACCGGCCGCATCTGGCGCTCGGCCCAGCCGTACGTTCGCGCTATGGGCGCGGACCCGCCGGTGATCCTGTACAATGGAGGGCTCGTGTACGACTTCGTCCGCGACGAAGTGCTGCGGCGCGTGCCGCTGGACCCCCAGCACGCAGCGTTGGCGCTCGGGTTGCTCCAACGGTTTCCGCGCGTGCGGCCCCACCTGTACGTGGACGACCGTGTGCTGGTGGATCGCCGCGACGAGGTCACCCAGGCCTACGAGCGCAAGGACGGGCTGCGTGTGGAGGAGGTGGGCGACCTGTTGCCCTTTGCCGCCGAGCAGCCGATGAAGATCCTGATCATCGGTCCGCGGGACGCACTCGTCGAGGTAGACCGCGCGATCGCCTCGCTCCGCGTGCCCGTCCAAGCGGTCTTCTCCGAGCAGACCTACCTGGAGATCCTCCCCTTCGGCAGCTCGAAGGGCGCTGCGCTCGCGACGGTCGCCGACCGGTTGGGCGTGCCGCTGGAGGAGACGATCGCCGTGGGAGACAACTTCAACGATCTCACGATGATCGAAGCAGCGGGGCTCGGCGTCGCGATGGGGAACGCGCCCGCTGAGCTGCGCGAGCGTGCGGACTTCGTGACGGCGAGCAACGACGAAGGCGGGCTGCGCGAGGTGATCGAGCGGTTCGTGCTGCGACCCCTGTCGCAGACGCGTACCGAAGGACCGCGGAATCCGGGTTGA
- a CDS encoding extracellular solute-binding protein, whose protein sequence is MRRLFVVVLLLVAVFAGTTGAGAQAGRIVVYSALPDLETSMIHREFTRRTGIQVEALSVAAAGTLQARIRAERDRPRADVFVGGSRDFHIPLAREGLLVRYRSPVAAEARVSPAYLDPDGYWHGWYLGALAIIVNAERWDRELGPRGVRKPTTWDDLVRPEFRGQFVMPSPVTTGGGYIFVATQIFRLGEERAWTYLRALNTNASQYTPTAPGTITLLERGEAIVGMMWAHEAIGARALRFAPLEVTVPPDSGFEVGAVSILRGTRNLEGARAYVDFLMSRTPQEINARFGFRYPVRADVSVPAGATPFAQLRFVRYDLEWAIQNQTRIREQWTRDIGR, encoded by the coding sequence ATGCGCAGGCTTTTCGTGGTCGTGTTGTTGCTGGTCGCCGTGTTCGCGGGGACGACGGGTGCGGGGGCACAGGCGGGCAGGATCGTCGTCTACTCGGCGCTGCCCGATCTGGAGACGTCGATGATCCACCGGGAATTCACGCGCAGGACCGGCATCCAGGTGGAGGCGCTCAGCGTAGCGGCGGCGGGGACGTTGCAAGCGCGGATTCGTGCCGAGAGGGATCGGCCGCGGGCGGATGTCTTCGTCGGTGGGTCGCGGGACTTCCACATCCCGCTCGCCCGGGAGGGCTTGCTCGTCCGGTATCGGTCACCGGTGGCAGCAGAAGCCCGGGTCAGCCCTGCATACCTCGACCCGGACGGATACTGGCACGGCTGGTACCTCGGTGCGCTGGCGATCATCGTCAACGCAGAACGGTGGGACCGAGAACTGGGGCCGCGGGGTGTCCGCAAGCCCACGACCTGGGACGATCTCGTCCGTCCCGAGTTCCGCGGTCAGTTCGTCATGCCGAGCCCGGTGACGACTGGCGGCGGATACATCTTCGTGGCCACGCAGATCTTTCGTCTGGGTGAAGAGCGCGCGTGGACCTACCTGAGGGCGCTGAACACAAACGCCTCGCAGTACACGCCGACCGCTCCCGGCACCATCACCCTGCTGGAGCGAGGCGAGGCCATCGTCGGGATGATGTGGGCGCACGAGGCCATCGGTGCCCGGGCGCTGCGGTTCGCGCCGCTGGAGGTGACCGTGCCGCCCGACAGCGGTTTCGAAGTCGGCGCGGTGTCCATCCTCCGCGGCACCCGCAACCTGGAAGGCGCGCGGGCCTACGTCGACTTCCTGATGAGCCGCACGCCCCAGGAGATCAACGCGCGGTTCGGCTTCCGTTACCCCGTGCGGGCCGACGTCAGCGTGCCAGCCGGAGCGACGCCGTTCGCCCAGTTGCGCTTCGTGCGTTACGACCTCGAGTGGGCGATCCAAAACCAAACGAGGATACGGGAGCAATGGACCCGCGACATCGGACGCTGA